One window of the Solanum stenotomum isolate F172 chromosome 11, ASM1918654v1, whole genome shotgun sequence genome contains the following:
- the LOC125845053 gene encoding uncharacterized protein LOC125845053 — protein sequence MSTIQGGRENSNNIMAQPFLHEFKKQASFFLKEKIKTARLALTDVTPTQILTEEATNGNPGAPDTKTLKMISKAAFEVDDYWRIVGILHKKLSSFDKKNWRVSYKAVIVLEHLLTYGPESVAEEFQSDKDVIREMGSFQLIDEKGFNWGLNVRKKSERILKLLEDGQLLKEERNKSRKISRGIEGFGSFNIRRTTSSEEESAIKPYGRSNSQFNHHENDDDDDELQVSEKVDDEYLVKENIAPSDEMHKWNFKGESKALLDEQREEPRMVFSSEEDHPFRETDRLTSVSLLSSGDQVLQACQ from the exons ATGTCAACAATACAAGGGGGTAGGGAAAATAGTAACAATATTATGGCTCAACCATTTCTCCATGAATTCAAGAAACAAGCTTCTTTCTTCCTTaaagagaagatcaagacaGCCAGATTGGCTTTGACTGATGTTACACCAACTCAGAT ATTGACAGAAGAAGCTACAAATGGAAATCCAGGTGCACCTGAcacaaaaacactaaaaatgaTTTCCAAGGCAGCTTTTGAAGTTGATGATTATTGGAGAATTGTTGGGATCCTACacaaaaa ATTGTCAAGTTTTGATAAAAAGAATTGGAGGGTTTCATATAAGGCTGTGATAGTGTTGGAACACTTGTTGACTTATGGACCTGAAAGTGTTGCTGAGGAATTTCAAAGTGATAAAGATGTTATTAGGGAAATGGGAAGCTTTCAACTCATTGATGAGAAAGG ATTCAACTGGGGGCTAAATGTTAGGAAGAAATCTGAGAGGATATTGAAGCTGCTAGAAGATGGGCAACTTCTCAAAGAAGAGAGAAACAAATCCAGGAAGATATCAAGAGGAATTGAAGGTTTTGGGAGCTTTAACATTAGGAGGACTACTAGTTCAGAGGAAGAATCAGCAATTAAACCTTATGGAAGGTCTAATTCTCAGTTTAATCATCAtgaaaatgatgatgatgatgatgaattgCAAGTTAGTGAGAAAGTGGATGATGAGTACTTAGTAAAAGAAAACATAGCACCAAGTGATGAAATGCACAAATGGAACTTCAAAGGAGAATCAAAAGCACTTTTGGATGAACAGAGAGAAGAACCAAGGATGGTATTTTCATCAGAAGAAGATCATCCTTTCAGAGAAACAGATCGATTAACGTCAGTCTCACTGCTTTCATCTGGAGATCAAGTCCTCCAAGCATGTCAATAG
- the LOC125845619 gene encoding uncharacterized protein LOC125845619, translating to MDKSWMRCTDRSSDVYLKGVESFLQFAFKQSELEDEIPCPCKKCNNVYHKSRDEVKEHLIIFGIVQGYTRWLYHGEFAPKKQNVNQEEKGKEPGVPSQKKRKERGDDMFEMIYDAVGPEITNDSSGVKYKHGDASESTSTFSKLLEDAAQQLYPGCETFSKLSLIVELFQIKCLYGLSGKAVDSILKLFKRALPSGETLPESFYGAKKVIKNLGLHYEKIHACENDCMLFWKHNAKAESCLICGESRWKSVEGQKTNGDTQGKTGKKVPRKVLRYFPLKPRLQRLFTSPEIASDMTWHHDRRSKDGVLRHPADSEAWKHFDTLNPGFARDPRNVRLGLASDGVNPFGNLSVSHSTWPVITTVYNLPPWMCMKKPYCFLSLLIPGPKAPGNDIDVYLEPLIDELRELWFYGVDTYDASRKENFCMRAALLWTINDFPAYANLSGWSTKGALACLLCNKDTTSTRLRYGRKFSYMGARRFLSSNHKWRSNKRDFDGKVERRSAPEVLSGKDVLNQLLTLEDMKFGKTRKKRKYEKSKGIHNWRKKSIFFKLPYWKNNLIRHNLDVMHIEKNVCDNIIGTLLDIEGKTKDNLNARHDLKEMGIRSELHPTQRDGRWCYPAACYSLSTDEKSKVCKFLKMIKVPNGYSSNISRWVKSEDRKIYGLKSHDSHILLEQLLPLAIRGVVPNNVYDAITELSIFFRELCSKTLRVDVLDQLATQIPITLSKLEKIFLPAFFDVMVHLVIHLPREVKLGGPVQYRWMYPIERFLRTLKCYVRNRNQPEGSIAEGYIVEESIIFCSRYLPGNVKGYDRMDKNYEDDRIKTYSGLSVFERKGSPLLRDASRNLEELERKQAHLYVLRNCEEVQPFLREYEQSNKSMNFDDWFFHRIVQMRKEKNELATCELYSLARGPFDGVQRFKGYEINGFRFHTKLLEETRKTQNSGVLVRGEVNGKNISYYGVLTEIIELQYFEGKRVVLFKCDWWDVDHIRIGVKIDKHX from the exons ATGGACAAGTCTTGGATGCGTTGTACTGACAGATCGAGCGACGTTTACTTAAAAGGAGTTGAGAGTTTTCTTCAATTTGCATTTAAGCAATCAGAACTAGAAGATGAAATTCCTTGTCCTTGTAAGAAATGCAATAACGTTTACCACAAGTCTAGAGATGAGGTCaaggaacatttaataatttttgggatAGTTCAAGGATACACGCGTTGGCTTTATCATGGAGAATTTGCACCTAAAAAGCAAAATGTTAATCAAGAGGAAAAAGGAAAGGAACCAGGTGTTCcttctcaaaagaaaagaaaagagcgAGGTGATGATATGTTTGAAATGATATATGATGCTGTTGGTCCTGAAATCACAAATGATTCTAGTGGGGTTAAGTATAAACATGGTGATGCTTCAGAATCTACTTCCACATTTTCCAAATTATTGGAGGATGCTGCACAACAACTTTATCCTGGTTGCGAGACATTCTCCAAGTTATCACTAATTGTGGAACTGTTCCAAATCAAGTGTCTTTATGGGTTGAGTGGTAAAGCAGTTGATAGCATACTAAAGTTATTTAAACGAGCACTTCCTTCTGGTGAAACTTTACCAGAGTCATTTTATGGAGCAAAAAAAGTGATTAAAAATTTAGGTCTTCATTATGAAAAGATACATGCTTGTGAGAATGATTGTATGTTATTTTGGAAACATAATGCGAAAGCTGAATCCTGCTTGATTTGTGGGGAGTCTAGGTGGAAATCAGTTGAAGGTCAAAAAACTAATGGGGATACTCAAGGAAAAACTGGGAAAAAAGTTCCTCGAAAAGTGTTACGTTACTTTCCCTTGAAACCAAGATTGCAAAGGTTATTTACATCACCAGAAATAGCTTCAGACATGACATGGCATCATGATCGACGTTCAAAAGATGGGGTTCTTAGACATCCAGCAGACTCTGAAGCATGgaaacattttgatacattaaaTCCGGGCTTTGCTAGAGATCCTCGTAATGTTAGACTTGGTTTAGCATCTGATGGGGTAAATCCTTTTGGTAATTTAAGTGTTTCTCACAGCACTTGGCCAGTGATCACTACTGTCTACAACTTACCCCCTTGGATGTGCATGAAGAAACCATATTGTTTCTTATCTTTGCTGATACCTGGTCCTAAAGCTCCTGGAAATGATATTGATGTATACTTAGAACCATTGATAGATGAGTTACGAGAACTATGGTTTTATGGAGTCGATACATATGATGCTTCGAGAAAAGAGAATTTTTGTATGCGGGCAGCACTCTTATGGACTATAAATGATTTTCCCGCTTATGCCAATTTATCTGGATGGAGTACAAAAGGAGCTTTGGCTTGTCTGTTATGCAACAAAGACACAACATCTACTCGATTAAGGTATGGTCGTAAGTTTTCTTATATGGGTGCTCGTAGATTTTTATCATCTAATCATAAGTGGCGGAGTAATAAACGTGATTTTGATGGAAAAGTAGAAAGAAGATCTGCTCCAGAAGTTCTTTCTGGAAAGGATGTTTTAAACCAATTGCTTACTTTGGAGGACATGAAATTTGGTAAGACTCGGAAAAAACGGAAGTACGAAAAAAGTAAAGGCATTCATAACTGGAGGAAGAAAAGCATCTTTTTCAAGCTTCCttattggaaaaataatttaatacgTCATAATTTAGATGTGATGCATATTGAGAAAAATGTGTGCGATAATATCATTGGGACATTATTAGATATtgaaggaaaaacaaaagataaTTTGAATGCTCGTCATGATTTGAAGGAAATGGGTATAAGAAGTGAGTTGCATCCAACTCAAAGGGATGGAAGATGGTGTTATCCGGCAGCATGCTATTCTTTATCAACAGATGAGAAGTCTAAAGTATGcaagttcttaaaaatgattAAGGTTCCAAATGGTTATTCTTCTAATATATCACGGTGGGTGAAGTCAGAAGATCGTAAAATTTATGGACTGAAGAGTCATGATTCTCATATTCTATTAGAACAATTGCTTCCTCTTGCAATTCGCGGAGTCGTGCCGAATAATGTATATGATGCTATCACTGAGTTAAGTATTTTCTTTAGAGAATTGTGCTCGAAAACATTAAGGGTTGATGTGTTGGACCAACTTGCAACTCAAATTCCGATAACATTGAGcaaattagagaaaatatttcTACCGGCATTTTTTGATGTTATGGTACACTTAGTCATTCATCTTCCAAGAGAGGTTAAGCTTGGTGGACCTGTACAATATAGGTGGATGTACCCAATTGAGCG ATTTTTACGCACATTGAAATGTTATGTTCGTAATAGAAATCAACCTGAAGGATCTATTGCAGAAGGGTATATTGTTGAAGAAAGTATAATATTTTGTTCAAGGTACTTACCTGGAAATGTGAAAGGATATGATCGAATGGATAAGAATTATGAAGATGATCGTATTAAGACATATAGTGGATTATCTGTATTTGAAAGAAAAGGTTCTCCTTTATTAAGAGATGCATCCAGAAATCTTGAAGAGTTAGAGAGAAAACAAGCTCATCTTTATGTTTTAAGAAATTGTGAAGAAGTGCAACCATTTTTACG TGAGTATGAGCAGAGTAATAAAAGCATGAACTTTGATGATTGGTTTTTTCATCGG attgTACAAATGcgcaaagaaaaaaatgaactcGCAACCTGTGAATTGTATTCTTTGGCTAGAGGCCCTTTTGATGGTGTTCAAAGATTCAAGGGGTATGAAATAAATGGGTTTAGATTTCATACTAAACTACTTGAGGAAACGAGGAAGACCCAAAATAGTGGTGTTTTAGTAAGAGGAGAAGTGAATGGTAAGAATATTAGTTACTATGGTGTTTTGACTGAAATAATAGAACTTCAATATTTTGAAGGTAAACGGGTTgttttgtttaaatgtgattggTGGGATGTTGATCACATCAGAATAGGAGTGAAAATAGATAAACATNTTTAA